From Salinirubrum litoreum, one genomic window encodes:
- a CDS encoding ABC transporter substrate-binding protein has product MKAAGALGLGAVTSLAGCSGDGGANVSDLTEVPEMVMWGPTPEMGTENQTAELAFEAMAEELPLPITFEARRHSRSVEDAFFNHDFHAWYSMFTLRPERVDPHALLVSNLMSNETACGSFNISEYENETAQELFEESARTLDRDARREVIHRIQDELATVEGDIPFSSERGLVFPVFPQLYNSALFGNITETSGLGIRNIWTFNECTVEGDQGTMIVVLTSESANLNPLISEAGNRSAVRNVYDSLTKMGPDGQPEPWLATDWEASEDNLQFTFNIRSGHSFHDGEPLTAEDVRFSYEYHAEHSPFFGGAVSNITSVEAPDDTTVVFGLEEPFAPIFTQTFNRIPILPQHIWENVPEDVDAQEAFEWSPTEEGAFVGSGHMEFENWRRGSEIVLSRNDDHWRPANLDGIIFNVITNTQAIISGLEQGDYHLLWQLSGADPTTLVELAENNDNLELVEVLSTGSRAMIMNTKFGPFSFPEVRAAVESVVPKGVIRNEVWDGLAEEGHGQYSPAVSFWHNPDQKKWGAEYTGREEAITMLEERGFVFENGTAYYPDGEAPPEQLDGYGCE; this is encoded by the coding sequence ATGAAGGCGGCCGGAGCGCTCGGACTCGGGGCGGTAACGTCGCTCGCTGGCTGCAGCGGTGACGGTGGTGCCAACGTCTCGGATCTGACGGAGGTCCCGGAGATGGTCATGTGGGGACCGACTCCGGAGATGGGCACGGAGAACCAGACGGCCGAACTCGCCTTCGAGGCGATGGCCGAGGAACTCCCGCTCCCGATCACGTTCGAGGCGCGGCGACACAGCAGGAGTGTCGAGGACGCCTTCTTCAACCACGACTTCCACGCCTGGTACAGTATGTTCACGCTCAGGCCGGAACGGGTAGACCCACACGCGCTCCTCGTGAGCAACCTGATGTCGAACGAGACGGCCTGTGGCTCGTTCAACATCAGCGAGTACGAGAACGAGACCGCACAGGAACTGTTCGAGGAGTCTGCCCGGACCCTCGACCGCGACGCGCGACGCGAGGTCATCCACCGCATCCAGGACGAACTCGCGACCGTGGAGGGCGACATCCCGTTCAGTTCGGAGCGAGGCCTCGTCTTCCCCGTCTTCCCGCAACTGTACAACAGCGCGCTGTTCGGGAACATCACCGAGACCAGCGGGCTCGGCATCCGTAACATCTGGACGTTCAACGAGTGTACCGTCGAGGGCGATCAGGGGACGATGATCGTCGTCCTCACCTCGGAGTCGGCGAATCTGAACCCGCTGATCTCCGAGGCCGGCAACCGGAGTGCCGTCAGGAACGTCTACGACAGCCTGACGAAGATGGGTCCGGACGGCCAGCCGGAACCGTGGCTGGCGACCGACTGGGAGGCGTCGGAGGACAACCTCCAGTTCACGTTCAACATTCGGTCGGGCCACTCGTTCCACGACGGCGAACCGCTCACCGCCGAGGACGTCCGGTTCTCCTACGAGTACCACGCCGAACACAGCCCCTTCTTCGGCGGTGCCGTCTCGAACATCACCAGCGTCGAGGCCCCGGACGACACGACGGTCGTGTTCGGGCTCGAAGAGCCGTTCGCGCCGATCTTCACGCAGACGTTCAACCGGATTCCGATCCTCCCACAGCACATCTGGGAGAACGTCCCGGAGGACGTGGACGCACAGGAGGCCTTCGAGTGGTCGCCCACCGAGGAGGGCGCGTTCGTCGGGAGCGGACACATGGAGTTCGAGAACTGGCGACGCGGCTCGGAGATCGTCCTCAGCCGAAACGACGACCACTGGCGACCCGCCAACCTCGACGGGATCATCTTCAACGTCATCACCAACACCCAGGCGATCATCAGCGGGCTGGAACAGGGCGACTACCACCTCCTCTGGCAACTCAGCGGTGCCGATCCGACGACGCTCGTCGAGTTGGCCGAGAACAACGACAACCTCGAACTGGTCGAGGTGCTGAGCACGGGGAGCCGAGCGATGATCATGAACACGAAGTTCGGACCGTTCAGCTTCCCCGAGGTCCGGGCGGCCGTCGAGTCGGTCGTCCCGAAGGGTGTCATCAGAAACGAGGTCTGGGACGGACTCGCCGAGGAGGGGCACGGCCAGTACTCGCCGGCGGTCTCGTTCTGGCACAACCCCGACCAGAAGAAGTGGGGTGCAGAGTACACCGGCCGCGAGGAAGCGATCACCATGCTCGAGGAGCGTGGCTTCGTCTTCGAGAACGGGACGGCCTACTACCCCGACGGGGAGGCACCACCGGAGCAACTCGACGGGTACGGGTGCGAGTAG